A region of the Litchfieldia alkalitelluris genome:
TACCAATTGGTAAATATCAGCTTACAATTTCATGCCGCCAAAACCTTATAAAACTTTACAACATTATTTTTAATAGTTTAAAAAAATAAATTACTGAACAAAAGAAGAGCAGTGTTCCATTATTGATAAACACTGCTTTTACCAAATTATCTTGTTAACCATTCACGACCAAAATCAATAAGCTTCCGTTGACTCATAAGCTTGCATTCTGCTTTACCAATGATAACACTCTTAAATGAGTGTACCTTTTCAAATTCGCTTCCTAATTCCGCAAACACATCCGCATTATACTCAATCTCCTCATACGTTTTCCAAACTCGTTGCCCATCTTCCAGAATTGCGGCACCTTTTTGCACCTTCCTTCTATCCCTTACAGCATGTTCCGCAAAATGAAGAGATGTATTGCTATCGTGATCTACACCTATCAGCAAAACGTGCCCATCTAACTCATAGATTTTTGCAAGCGGTGATTGATGACCAAACCCAGCTTCAAGTGGTTGTTCAGAAAGAATATAGTCTGAATGTGCTCCCCACGCAGCAAAAGAATAGGCTGGATGGAGACTTCTTTTCACATTTGGATGTGTTCGAAATGTCTCTACGATTCTTCCCATCTCTCTTGTAGGTGTTACATCCGGATCAAATGGAGGCATTTCTTCTCGAATGGTTGGCCACCATTCCTCTGGTACAGGAGGGTTCCCCCAGACAGAAGGATCAGAGTTTTCTCCAGTTTGGGTTGGCATCACAATGGTACCCTCTTCTCCAACCACATCTTTTAATGCTTGTATGACAGCAACCGGTCCTCCGCATACCCATCCTAGTGAATTCAATGAAGAATGAACAATAACTACCATTCCTTTTTTTAATCCTATATTTTTAAAATCGGTGCTTAAGCTGGATCTTGTATTTGGGGTTTTTAAGCCCTCAATTGCATTCTTTTCACTCATATCTATTCCCCTCATCATATTTATCATTTGGTTTATTAACATTTGCCTATGTTGTATGATGAAACTACCTCCCTACTCAAAATAGTGATGATTAGTAACGTATTTTCGCTTATTTTTCTAAATATATGATACCAACTAATTCATAGAGGTTAAACTGAATCTTAAGTAAGAGTCTGGAATCATCTAAACTCCGGCTGATTATAAGCATTATTAAGCAAACCCTTTCACATTTCCATGGAGGATTTATATTAAATTAGAAGTTACCCCTGAAAATACTTAGGGTTGAGATCCAATTACTGCGATTTATTTGCTTTTGCGGAGTAAAACAGCTTAATAAACATGACTATACTTAACTGGATATCAAATAACTAAAAACAGGAGCGAAAGTGATGTTCTATTTTAAACATTATGAACAAGCCCTATTGCAGCTTCCTTTCAAAGAAACCTATGAAAAAGAAGAATTAATGACGACTGATTTTTTATTCGTAAAAGACGATAAGCTAGAAATATACTGGGCACCTTTTGAGTTTATTAACAGAAATGCAAAAGTGATTATACTCGGTATTACTCCTGGTTGGACACAGATGCAATTAGCGTATCGTTATGTCCGGAAAAATATTGAGACAGAAGACCGACAGCAAATGCTATGTAATGCTAAAAAACAAGCAAGCTTTGGAGGTAGAGGGATTAGAAAAAACTTAATCGAAATGCTAGATGGAATTGAACTGAACAAACATTTAAATATTGGGAGCTGTGCAGAGCTGTATGAGGATAAAAATTATCTCCTACATTCCTCTTCGACACTAAGATATCCTGTATTTATCCAAAAGAAAAATTATACGGGCACCAATCCCTCTATGTTGAAGCACCCATTACTTATACGAATGATTGATGAGATTTTAGTACCGGAGTTAAATGTGGTCAAAGACGCCATAATCATACCTGCAGGCAAATCTGTTTCCGAGGTTTTACGCTGCTTAACTTCAGAGGGTAGAATTCACCATCAAA
Encoded here:
- a CDS encoding aminoglycoside N(3)-acetyltransferase, whose product is MSEKNAIEGLKTPNTRSSLSTDFKNIGLKKGMVVIVHSSLNSLGWVCGGPVAVIQALKDVVGEEGTIVMPTQTGENSDPSVWGNPPVPEEWWPTIREEMPPFDPDVTPTREMGRIVETFRTHPNVKRSLHPAYSFAAWGAHSDYILSEQPLEAGFGHQSPLAKIYELDGHVLLIGVDHDSNTSLHFAEHAVRDRRKVQKGAAILEDGQRVWKTYEEIEYNADVFAELGSEFEKVHSFKSVIIGKAECKLMSQRKLIDFGREWLTR
- a CDS encoding uracil-DNA glycosylase family protein codes for the protein MFYFKHYEQALLQLPFKETYEKEELMTTDFLFVKDDKLEIYWAPFEFINRNAKVIILGITPGWTQMQLAYRYVRKNIETEDRQQMLCNAKKQASFGGRGIRKNLIEMLDGIELNKHLNIGSCAELYEDKNYLLHSSSTLRYPVFIQKKNYTGTNPSMLKHPLLIRMIDEILVPELNVVKDAIIIPAGKSVSEVLRCLTSEGRIHHQKILFDFPHPSGANGHRKKQFEEKKECFKEMLRI